From one Cucurbita pepo subsp. pepo cultivar mu-cu-16 chromosome LG17, ASM280686v2, whole genome shotgun sequence genomic stretch:
- the LOC111778187 gene encoding probable fructokinase-4 codes for MAPNNGASPTGSGLIVSFGEMLIDFVPTVSGVSLADAPGFLKAPGGAPANVAIAVSRLGGRSAFVGKLGEDEFGHMLANILRENGVNDEGICFDKGARTALAFVTLRSDGEREFMFYRNPSADMLLKADELNIKLIKSAKIFHYGSISLIVEPCRSAHIKAMEEAKKAGALLSYDPNLRLPLWPSADEAREQIKSIWDKADIIKVSDDELKFLTKSEKVDDETAMSLWHDGLKLLLLTLGEHGCKYYTKNFRGSVDPFKVKTVDTTGAGDSFVGALLCKIVDDQSVLEDEKRVREILRFANACGAITTTKKGAIPALPSEADVEALIKAST; via the exons ATGGCTCCAAATAACGGCGCTTCTCCCACCGGCTCCGGTCTGATCGTTAGTTTCGGTGAGATGTTGATCGATTTCGTCCCGACGGTTTCCGGCGTATCTCTAGCGGATGCGCCTGGATTTCTCAAGGCTCCCGGCGGTGCTCCGGCGAATGTTGCGATCGCTGTCAGTCGCCTTGGCGGTCGCTCTGCCTTCGTTGGAAAGCTCGGTGAAGATGAGTTTGGCCACATGTTGGCCAATATCTTGAGGGAGAACGGCGTGAACGACGAAGGAATCTGCTTCGATAAAGGCGCTAGAACCGCCTTAGCCTTCGTTACTCTGCGTTCCGACGGTGAGCGTGAGTTTATGTTCTACCGAAACCCTAGCGCCGATATGCTTCTCAAGGCGGACGAATTGAATATCAAACTCATCAAATCC GCTAAAATTTTTCACTATGGGTCCATAAGCTTGATCGTGGAGCCCTGCAGATCTGCCCATATAAAGGCAATGGAGGAGGCCAAGAAAGCAGGTGCTCTGCTTTCATACGATCCAAATCTGAGGCTGCCTCTGTGGCCTTCAGCAGATGAGGCCCGTGAACAGATCAAAAGCATTTGGGACAAGGCCGACATCATCAAGGTTAGCGATGATGAGCTCAAATTCCTCACCAAATCCGAAAAGGTCGATGATGAAACCGCCATGTCTCTCTGGCATGATGGCTTGAAGCTCCTCTTGCTCACTCTCGGTGAGCATGGCTGCAAATACTACACCAAG AACTTCCGCGGCTCCGTGGATCCATTCAAGGTCAAAACTGTGGACACAACTGGAGCTGGCGACTCGTTTGTTGGCGCTCTCCTTTGCAAGATTGTCGACGACCAATCCGTTCTCGAG GATGAGAAGAGGGTGAGGGAGATCTTGAGATTTGCAAATGCATGTGGAGCCATTACAACAACCAAGAAGGGAGCAATCCCAGCTCTCCCATCAGAGGCTGACGTGGaagccttgatcaaggcttCTACCTAG